The Lepeophtheirus salmonis chromosome 1, UVic_Lsal_1.4, whole genome shotgun sequence genome has a segment encoding these proteins:
- the LOC121119853 gene encoding uncharacterized protein: MKVLIVLAVLSVAAADIIRPQGSRQFGSFANGRRTNNQRQGRQLNTSPVVPAGGIDFSGCQTDIETGLCCIEKDETVSSIQKDPILECTHKNVEKCHYTYVTQFSPSQEEVCEENFEKTCQITFKQQAFNETIKKCYKPLEKVCNGQGPEECRTLYESSCTTKYVEKQPGKFVGDTSCEKLPVEICGAGCVSEEGPEECHDKTVTSLVDIPEEICDLNPQKTCRFQTKLVPRLKPAHECTIIPQETCNLKFTQPKKVEKPLKTKWCLDDTPATPGETYDENNALGAPIGSFSENNNVFAQPPQPVYSAGSASTQSFVSQPLSNYGGN, from the exons ATGAAG GTGCTTATTGTTTTGGCCGTATTAAGTGTGGCTGCAGCTGACATCATTCGTCCACAAGGAAGTCGCCAATTCGGTTCATTTGCGAATGGACGAAGAACCAACAATCAAAGACAAGGCCGTCAATTGAACACGTCCCCTGTCGTGCCTGCTGGAGGAATTGATTTCAGTGGATGTCAAACGGACATCGAGACCGGACTATGCTGTATCGAAAAGGATGAAACCGTCTCAAGCATTCAAAAAGATCCCATCTTAGAATGTACCCACAAAAATGTCGAAAAGTGTCATTACACCTACGTTACACAATTCTCTCCCTCTCAAGAAGAGGTTTGCGAAGAAAACTTTGAAAAGACCTGCCAAATCACATTCAAGCAACAAGCTTTCAATGAGACCATCAAAAAATGCTACAAACCCCTCGAAAAGGTATGTAACGGACAAGGGCCCGAAGAGTGTCGTACACTCTATGAATCCTCCTGTACTACCAAGTACGTTGAGAAGCAACCTGGTAAATTTGTTGGAGATACAAGCTGCGAAAAGCTCCCAGTTGAGATCTGTGGTGCTGGATGTGTCTCTGAGGAAGGCCCCGAAGAATGCCATGACAAAACTGTCACTTCTCTTGTTGATATCCCAGAGGAAATCTGTGACTTGAACCCCCAAAAGACCTGCAGATTCCAAACCAAGTTAGTCCCCAGACTAAAGCCCGCTCATGAGTGTACCATCATTCCTCAAGAGACCTGCAACTTGAAATTCACTCAACCCAAGAAGGTTGAGAAGCCTTTGAAGACCAAGTGGTGTTTGGATGATACTCCTGCCACCCCCGGTGAGACTTATGATGAAAACAATGCTCTTGGAGCTCCAATTGGATCTTTCAGTGAGAATAACAACGTCTTTGCTCAACCCCCACAACCAGTTTACTCTGCTGGCTCTGCCTCTACTCAATCCTTTGTTAGTCAACCTCTTAGTAACTATGGAGGTAATTAA